One genomic region from Cygnus atratus isolate AKBS03 ecotype Queensland, Australia chromosome 18, CAtr_DNAZoo_HiC_assembly, whole genome shotgun sequence encodes:
- the LOC118255610 gene encoding small nuclear ribonucleoprotein E-like, translating to MAYRGQGQKVQKRSRIQVWLYEQVNMRIEGCIIGFDEYMNLVLDDAEEIHSKTKSRKQLGVSCVCATRVTRGLKPARVSLLDSSTERPDPVKRGQHHSSTERF from the exons ATGGCGTACCGCGGGCAGGGCCAGAAGGTGCAGAAG AGGTCGAGGATCCAGGTGTGGCTTTACGAGCAAGTAAACATGCGGATAGAAGGCTGCATCATC GGCTTTGACGAGTACATGAATTTGGTGCTGGACGACGCAGAGGAGATTCACTCCAAGACAAAATCAAGGAAACAGCTGGGTGTGTCGTGTGTCTGTGCAACCCGAGTGACGCGCGGTCTGAAACCTGCCCGGGTGAGCCTTCTAGATAGCAGCACTGAGAG gccAGATCCTGTTAAAAGGGGACAACATCACTCTTCTACAGAGCGTTTCTAA